GCAACCGAATTACTTCTTGCACTCAATGGAATTGCAACAGGAATTTGCGGTGGTAAAGTTCCATTAGCCGAATGTTGTGGTGTCATTAGCAAGGCAAATTGAAGACTTGATAGACTGCCGGTGTCAAGTGTTGAATATGGCGTTGATTGTAATACTAAGGCTAATCCATCGGCATGATTTAAAACATCCGGATGCTTAAAAGGTGTTTGATTTGTTTCAGAGGCTGAATCTACAAATGTCCGAGTATTGAATGGCATTTGATTTGTTTCAGAAGATGAATCTACAAATGTCCGAGTTTTGAATGGCGTTTGATTTGTTTCAGAAGATGAATCGACATATGGTCGAGAATGGGCTTTGAATGGAGTTTGATTAGCTTCGGAAGACGAATCAATGTAtggttgaaatttttgtgtttggTCTGCAATTTTATGCGGGGAATGACGAGGGCTATTTTTCAAACGAGGACTTTCTGGGTTTGGTTTATGATGCATTTCAGCCTCATCATTgtttaatttatctaaaaaataaattgatttataaagaccaatcattaaaattttggtgtaaTAATACTTACGTTGTTCTTGTGCTATTGGTGGAACTATGTCAGGATAATCATGTATCCTTGAAGATGGTGTCGGAGATAATTTGTTGtctaaaattgattgattactATTCTCTTCAAACCCATACATTTTTGCGTACTTCTTTTTCTGTTTATCAATTTGAGCTGATCTTTCTGCATCTTGTAAAGCTTGTTTCATTAATTCTTGGCGTTTTCGTTCACGTTCAATACGTTCTTGTACCATCTGCTGTTCTTTCATTAATCTTTGTCTTTCTTGTTCTTGTTCACGTTTAATTCGTTCTTCTTCTAAACGTTCCTCTTTACGTTTTCGTTCTTTTTCCTCACGTTTCTGTTTTTCACGTTCTTCAAGTTGTTGACAGATTGCTTGTTGATGCAAAATTGCTCGTTGTCGTTTTTGTTCACGTTCGGCAATTACTGATGCATCTAATGGAATATTTTGACCTCGAAGGTATGAtctgtaaaaattgtaatagttttctttttattgtaaaaaactcGAGGAACGTTAgaagaaaaacaattaatttataataaattaacaattttgaaattttgttttagtagAAAAATGGAGAGCGACAAAATAGAAGTACGCActatatgaacgtttaaaatttctaattaaacaaagaggaagatataggttagtgacgtcattgtccgatatcaccatagggATACATATACAACTCATTATTGCTAAAAGGAGATTGGcaataatctttgaatgcttataaattcttcgttttttttatcaatattaatttcaatttcaaattttgtcattgtatcaagtctagttttacatttttatgcggaatatggcaaattcgatatcaggcaactaccgtattcTTCTATTTCCTACCATATTTTTTCGTcagatttctgaaaattaagGTCAATAATTCGATTCTCTAGATTCATTGTAAGTTTGAAATTACCCTTAGCTTGATAGATACTACTTGGGAGCAAGTTGACCGAGTAAAATTCTAGAGTAGATACTGAGAGCACTATTGTGATTTTTCTTGATGGTAGTAGACCTACACCAACCGGCCTTACCCAGAAATCAAGATGGAAAGTCTTTCGGTGCCTTTTTTCCAAAAGTAAACTTGCATTTCAATAATTAAGACTTAAAATGCGAATTTGTTTTTCgcctttttcattattttggtctacacttaaaattactacaaaatgtTCAGAATCAATCctgtttgtcaatttgtagtacaGGCTGAGATTTCGGTTATGTGTCTTATAAAATGGGACTCATCACCCTGTTTTactatcttaaatgcgacacactataTAAGACGGTCAGTTAATCGTTCTCTATATGCTTTGCACAGAAAAGAGACAGGTATTGGCCACTGGAGTGGACAATTCCTTGAGGATATTTCTTAGCCCATTCTctatgtttgtaattttatcaaagtgtccaaaaattttactaataatatgCAGTTTCCTACAGTTCTAATTGATGTTCCATTGAGTCGGATTTCAAGAATGTAGTAGAACGAAAGAATTGAATTCATCAGATAATTTTCTTAGATAAGAACTAGTGTTGCAAATGAGTGTTCGCAAAGCTTGTTATCCAGTTACAATAGCTCGACTTTCTTGTcgcatattttttttcaattaagtaTGTAATTATTCCAAGAAATATTATCATACGTCCACGCTCTAACTATTTAAtgaattcaattgaaaaatataatcatgcaaataaattaaaattaattacctgGTACCAATACTTTCAGTATCTTCGCTACTTTCTTTCTCACTTTGATGACTATTTATAAGCATAACTTCTGTTGTATCATTCTTTAAGCCACGTTGTAGCCAACCAGGCGGTGAACCATCCCCAGGCATTATGGAAGGTCTTTGATCAACCTCATGTGGTTCCCATAGGTGACCAACACCAACACCTCGATCACCCCAACGTAATCGTTCACCAGTTGTTGTTGATACTGAGTCTGTAGGTGATACTGCCCTGACTGCATCACGTGACCATAGCACTCCAGATGATCTACGTCTAGACCATACATCTGAAGTACCATGTGGTGCACAATCACTTGCATAACCAGATGTTTCACCACCCTGATTGTCTGAATTGTAGATTTCTTGTTTATGATTAGCGGATTTGTTTAATGGAGGTAATGAGCTACGTTGGTAATAATAGTCACCTGGATATGATcctctgtaaatattcaaaaatgaatttataattaataatgggTAATTGCAATTTTAGCCTCTGACACAACAAAAAaggaattttaagtttatctgTGTGTTTTAATCCCCGGCACAGAAAAAGaagtgttaaaattttagcatgtgTATCTATGTTTCAGTCTGAGGCAACATAGATCCTAAACGGGTAACTTGATGGCACAAAAGTGACTTGATCGAGAGTGGATGATACAAAGGCTACTTGGTCAGGAGAATTTCACATAGTAAAACCGCATTTTTGGACGTTTTAAAGGCTATGCTCATTTCTACAACCCTAGATagaatgttgaaaatttgtaagttcCGAACATACAACcctttttcatattaaaacataatgctttttacaatttttaagtattttgttgatggtttttaaaagtttgtaaattttacttgtttttacaagcttttatttaacttgagaatgtttgtatgtttgtgcgggccaaacatacaaacaaaaaattatttctatgaatcactcatacaataatatttgtaaaacctTGAGGCGCTTCGAAaaatccttgatattttaaaatgagcGCCGCCTTCATCTGTAATCAATATACTCTTCAATAGCTTCAGCTTTAATTtaacaagtattttttatttaaatttttgttaaatataaagtgAACTTTTCCAGCAAAATAGGCGGTTAACGACTAGTGTAgtaaaaaattacgaaatttgGAACatgaaaaaagttgtattttaagTAGCTCTACATTCTTCAAACTATAAGTACCGATTGTAAGGTATCTCattagccatataaaatatatgaagtaagaagagttttatgtataaaacaaagaaggaATGTGTACCGTGAGTTATGGTTTGTCATGGTTATGTGTTACTGTGTGTGGttggtattgtatgtgtacaatTTCAAGTGATGAGTCTGACCAACTGGGTTTATGTATACACATACACAATCTCTCTTTGTTTTCTACATAAGAacttacttcatataatataaatggctaacgatatggtttacaaaGAGTATAATACTAatgacttaaaaacaaaaatagcctatttttatttacaacagaatatgattaaaataattttggaataaattataaaagtaggTTACACCTTACACGTCAAGGATATTACCTTTGTTATAATTCagatttttaattcatatttataaataaagggTATTTTAaccctaataaaataaatatattccataatattttaacatatgtcatgcaataaaaattcttaaataataaatttcttatataCTTAATTTGTTGACGTCGAGAGAAAATTGTTTCTAACATTCATAAATGTATGTGGATGTCGatagataaaatattcattcttAATTATCGCTTTatacttgataaaaaaaagaggGAAGTTATTGATTGAAACCTTTAACCATTATGGTGTCTGTGGCCAGGGCCGTAACGAAGATACATATATCGGGATGGGCTGTAGCTAATGTACTAGCTGTAAttgtactaaatttgggtcatacttttcaaatttatgatcaaaatttacctagctctattaggtttcaagaatgtgtgGGCCTGGTCCCGGAGTTAAGCGAATttatagctagcgaaaaactgacatcacagctgaaagaatgacaaaaaattagtgggtttcaaaaaaaaatttcaataagatcggatcatatttgcctgtattatcaaaaaaatcgaattttttaacttcatgacgtcatcagaattcaaaaaatttaattttgctatatcaccagattataatatttataatattttaaattaatgacccctttttacaataatctttactaactttttgttttacgtataaaacatactttttgttttatgcCTCAATTTTTGTTGCGCCGGTGGCGGTTGCCTTCTTTGTCACGCCCTAGTTACGGGGACCTGCTTGTGACACTAGCAGGATACAATTTCTCCCAAATCAAGAAGCATACATTTACATTATGTTCCAAACGGATAGATCGAACTCAATGaggttattttatttcaaaagctGGCCATCAAATCGGGGTGGTTTTTAATTAAGTTGcatgaaaatttgttcaaatatatAAGGATAACCAGCTTTTTTCTTCATATAGTGGAAGAGCAGATTAGTATGTTGAACATACGTAGCAGTCATTGCAATGAATATTCTCAACGCTTCctctataattatattttttcgatatttaaggAATCAGCATATTTTAGATACTAAAAATAGTTTAGGGGGAAGGGGAAAAGAGTATTTATGACTTTAAAGTAGAATAAAGCACGAAGACGTTACAGATAATTTTTGTCACTCACATAGAACAGAGCGACGAAGTTTATTACGTGCTAGATCGGATATCTAGAGAACTCGGATTCGAGTCCAggcttctgtgtaattttttcgtttctttctattttttcaaagaattctGCGTATTTTCAAACGAAGATTAAAGTTTAATAGCAGATCACCTTCTAAAAAGTCTTTCTAGAGTTGAGGCaagctaaaaaaaatacataacttaATGCGTAAGAGATTCCAAAATTACATCAATAAATCTAGAACTATTCGTTTACTTAAggaaagtatatttaagcccTCGAAGCTAAAATAATAGAGGCTAtggattttcaaatattttgaaatacttgaTGCGTCTACATACCCAGGGAGACtatataaacttaaataaacgCGGTTATAGAATTTCAgaacttttgaaatatttcatcaaatgttttcgttttttagaaacttatagaaaatttttatcgattaataatttattaataaaaaaaacaactgataAACTGTCGTGATTAGGTcagtataaatgaaattttctactttttattaatttgaacgCTTAACTTTTGTAATCGATTTTTCAGACGAATTTCTATTAGGAagcgtattatttatttttcattatttaaactaGTAAGtttctagttttggaaatatGACTAAAGTTAtggattttttaatcattttttgaagCATTATTGCTGGAAATATTTTCCTCAAACATGCAACTATAATATTTTGTGcaatttctttacttttagtATAAACATGGTTTAAATGTTACCTTGAAAAACATCACGAAAATCATTTAATTCTGGAGATATTACTGACAATatccataattaaatttttttaaatctcaataaataaaatatgtacttaaaattatgtttgaaaattttttttaaaactatttaaaaaaaaaattaaatattaatcaaaaaaaatttttttaagcaaaagaagggtattaaaatgaaatgaaaaataggTAAATTATTGTCAATATAGGTAACATTTAGTACAACATAGAATGATTGTAACatgcaaatttataatttattattctactTATTTATTACGCATAGAATAACATGAAACatttatacatacctacaccactaTTACTAatatctattataatatatattactatTCAAATCGAAATTACTATATTAATGATTCATATATagtttctatcaaaaaatgtagtaagacttctaaaattatacaattacgTTATCgctttatttctaatttaatttcaaaattaggtCTAATAAAATGGTATTCGAATATAAGATAGTCTACTCGAATATGTGTAGGTATACCATGGcaattttggtggaagcgctgtGAAATATAAAACAACTATACTAAACgacaataaataatagtataaaaaagaCTAAAAAACACGATTGTGTAACttactgaactaaaaagtacaaaataaattctataatttcaaaaaaaataaaataaaaatagcgtgtttaagaaaaaaatcattttatcgtttaAAAGTTTGGGACACTAGGATTGCAAttactgtaaataaaaataaactattattcaTTATCTGATTTTTAATTCAGCTATCTACAAAAGCCTTTTCTACCGTGTATTCAAATatgggaaaaattattaatcttgAAGATCTTGGTCAGGATAATTggtcaaacttattaaattattgtatcgtTATCAGTCCTTGATAAGTGTGCAAAGTTTCAATTTAATTCCACGTTTTAAAGTaggtgaaaatcacgttcaaagattccgttacataatacataccaagctaatataagcgtgttaaaaagcgatatattttgtttcattttcagaCAAGTAACCTTGATATCTTTTGTCCTTTTGGACTTTATTATAAGCTCTCATTTTAATGATAAAGAAATGTActtgaaaatgtaaatatactCTAAAACTTGAAGTGTTTTCTTGGaaatcaaaaattcataacTACCTGCAAAAGGAGAATCTAAAGTTTGTCCTAAAGAACCCTAAAAGGCATCCTCCTTTTATAAAAACTCTTACGCTCTTTAGAGCCCtatttttctcattaattttgGTGTTTATTTGATAGCcgtatagattttttcatcggAAACTGTGAATTTTCAGTTAAATCttatatatacaaaacttaTACATCGATACCGATAATACGCATCGATCGACATCTCAACTAAGTCATTTTTTGTTCCCGCGATATCggccacaaaaaaattttaaaaaatatctcgaCAGACTATCATGTAATTCTTTTcgaatcatattgccgttaatacgcttcgatcgattCGTCAACAAAGTCGatgtcattttttgttcgcgcgatgttgatcaggaaaatatttttaaaaaaactcgaACGAATCGAAATGACTCGactgaatattatgaaattcttttaggATCATTTGTCCTGACTATGAAACGTAAAGGTATCTTGAAAATTtagatttcgaaaatcggactcattacaataactttctatacctactgggaagttaaaaatatttaaaattccagtgcaaaaattatacctacaTATTTGATTGCgttacaatttacaattttgccaatttaatttcaaaattataaaaataaattaaactaattaataatgAACCATCACTTTTGGTAATatcaaagtattaaaaataattttattggaatattaaaggtaaaaaaaaaactgggtaAGCAGcgactaattaataaaaaaattcaaaaaacaaataattatatacaagattacgaaaaatctttaaaaaaaaaaaattaaatccaaaatttgtaATCCAGAAAACTTACTTCATTGGATAGCGTTCATATCCATTTTTGCCCCATGGCGCACATAAATTAGCCATTTCGTCTacaaaacgaaaagaaaaaacagtttcaaaaaacttttctcacatatatacatacacacacaaactAACACACATCTAAGTacacaaaaactaattaaactAATTACAAACACATGTATGATAAAGTTTAATTGTATGAatgtttacatataaaaaataataataaaataatgaagaatATACCTCGTTCACGAGCCCACTGAAGACGTTTCTGTTCAACTAACGAACGGGGTTTACCCCCAACCACATTTaacgatatattattattaatattatcattcaTTGCATATGATTACAACAATGGTATATAGTGATAGGTCAACGAACATATCGCCAACGATTTTAATCGGGATGATGATAATTgttgaagaaatttaataattgttcattaaatgaatacattatatattgaaattataacttttttacttttatatgcacatttattatttatttttttattcgttgtatttttctgtaaatgtaatataatattggaagagccaggccaaaaaaaattcgttgaatttactaaagctgattatttgaggattggttatagtagttgtgtacacacacatactgtggTCAGTCAAGGGAACGATATAACatggggtcagatatatgctatcgaaataGTGCAGTGGTACTAAAATTAATtcactaaagctgaaaattgttatacagattgtatgttgcatataaataacagttatgattgtcattCAGTTcaacgttagaacagggctggtcactcagcccttatttatgaacaataaatacattagattcatttatgatttccgtggtatttaaatgaatttattaaagctgaaaattgttatacagcaatatacaagctgtataacaattttaaactttaataaattcatttaaatacgatggaaatcataaatgaatcttatttatttattgttcataaataagggctgactgacaaGCCCTGTTCTAatacctaactgactgacaaccataactgttatttaaatgcaatatacaatctgtataacaattttcagctttagtaaattcattttagtaccacgtaaaactgcaccgtttcgataccatatatctgacccctgttctatcgttcgctaaACTAACCGTAAGATGtatgtgtacacaactactttaaccaatcctcaaattttcagctttagtaaattcaacgaattttttttggcctggctcttaatccataaTAGTCACGGATCATAACGatcattgtttatttaaaaatgacccATTGTAATTTCTATACCAAAGAAGAGGTATGAAGTTTTCTTTTCTAGACTTGGgactcaaataaaatttttatttttaaactatctaACAAACCCTTCATTGTGCATCGATGACTCAGGtgtcataaaattgaaaaattgtcacTATGCGCACGATCTTCCTCTAGTCGAAAAACACGCCAATCGTTGACAAAAGTGTCATGCTAATCGTCATTATGTTTCAAGTTgcatgtttcaaaaaattttaaatttacacaaaaaggTATTGTTATTTTGTGATATATAGGAACTTTATTATATCGTTCCGTATAAATTGGATATTAAGATGTAGATGATTAATTCTATTCAAATCACCATACTTACTGATTGAGCAGTGTATATCGTCATGTGTATGGGATAGTTTTCTTGTGGacgtaacatttattttagatcaggaaaaattatacctaaaatagtcttaaaaactaataatgacCAAAATTAGTCTCgttcttgtaaatttttcaacatcaaGAGTAATTTTCAACAATAGAGTATCACTTTGACAAGACAAATACCAAGACCCTATATGAATCAAAATCAAGACGAAGAGCCAactctgcaagaccaagacATAAGTCTGCAAGAAAAAGATCTATTTGCGCAAACAACTTTTACCAAACAACTTTTACCAATTATCTTATAATGGTTCTAATGAGCccaattatcttaaaaataagactccaaaaatttaaaaataatacgatAAAACTCAATAGAAATTTAAGTTCAAAACATGGATGATGCAAGATCAAAAACAAGACTCGATTGATCAAGACAAAGACCGAGTTAATTTTTGCAAGACCAAGGCCTAACTCTTCAAGACCAAGACATATTTTTGCAATACCAAAACTGAGACcagtactaaaaaaataatgcaagacGAGATTTTGGTCTGGCTCATtactattaaaaacataaaaatttgtaagttttcgaaattttagttGTAGCTCTTATTTATAATGCTTTTTAAGAATGCGAAGAAGTCGTAACGAACGAGTAGGTGGAAATATGTTTTTTGGGGTAGAGGATATCTCGATTGACGAAAGGTCCATGTATTCAAAAATTGCCCGTTTTCGCACTTTGATATTGGTTTTATTCGACAAACCATCCAATGTATAAATTCGACATCCCCCTTTTTTGTGGTAAATCAAGCAATATAGAAAATGTAGCTTATAACATTTTTGGAATGTATAGGAgtcctttttaaatttcattaaaatgtatcaaactaatTTTAAGTTAGATCTATTTAAACATGCAAACATAAACATACGTAATAAAAGTAATACCTATATTGATTTTGATGTTTCAGAATAGTctcagaaaattaatttattaagttaaatAGTAGTAAACTCTGGAATGAAAAGgaatgatttaagaaatttttattaaaacttcctCCAAGTGATTTTAAGTTAAatctgtttatattatattatctctgcagcatcaaaaataaatttttattacaaaaaacaatattatacaaTTCGTAGTTTCGTGAAAACCTTGTAGAATTTGCTATTCGGTaatgttatacaaaattttgttatggttttCCGATATTAATAATGTACAGTATATCGATTTTGTCTGTAACTTTCATTAcctgttaaaatattaattattttgtaaatagtacGTTTGTAGAATTACAATGGGTCATTGAAAATAATGTGTTTAAAAGTTGGATATTTTCTACCGCCTTTCGCTAGCAAAAAGTCAAAATTTGGGTGTGGAAAAGTCGAGTTAAATGTAGATAGTACTTCCAGAATACTTCACTGATGAAATTACTTAATAAGGTAAATTAAAAgagatttcttaaatttttttaaggaaaattaaatttttaatttcgctaataattttagaaaaatttatgaaaataaaattggttttttcgTATCGTTATCAACTTAACGTTTTCTTTTCGTGTCTAAAATAAGACATGAGATTTACCTAATATTTATctgtaaaactttaaaaaacgtttagaataaaagaaaaattttaaatgacaataaTATTTCTCTTAAAAATTCTACTTTCATtggaaattttctttcaataatcAACTTATTTTCAGATTTATTCCACTTATTAGAATGATTATGaacaaattgtaataaaaattaaattaaattatttgactgATCTatattagtacaataaaaatttctccGTATATTATTACAACAATGTGATAGGTCAACGCACACCAATCGAGATGAATTgttgaagaaatttaataattgttcattaaaaataaatattatatatattctcctttttttaaaataaactttaattagttaatatataaatattgtttaatatacacacttgaattttaattttaattttatgttcacATTTCAATGAGTATCTAGaacttgtaaaattttcaaaccgtgtacataatttttatttatttatttcatttagttCAAAAACCTTATCACATTTCACTAAGCACCagatcaatatttaaaatttaaaaaaaaatttaccgtttttttaaattttttattaattttatttcataaaacgtTATTGCATTgttatttagagaaaaaattacaagaaaattcACTTACACGAACGTGTTTTCgttaatgaatgaataattcTTACTTTGGCACTGGGGAAAGATTGAAGTTTATGTTTAGGGGTTGTTGCCCGCTATAACAAGCTTTTTTCATATTAAGGATATTGTTAGCTATCAAAACTTGTAGACTTTGTGTTGTAACCATGACGATTATGAATATCAACAAcaatttttcatagattttctTTAGTTTTCGTGACATCGGTGAAAATTGTGGCTTTTTGtgtatgtttttgtattttattatatatcattACTATTTCTAGTattgacattttaatttttttgttttcccaCAACCTTGAGATTGtccttatttctattttaaataattaaagatgtatTTAATCTATGAGATAAtgtctatattttttgtattgtttatgcaaatttttggtAGACGGaagtaatttttggaaatttactttcatttttttatttatttttaaggaatattagaacattttaaaacttttcgtGTATTTTATCGATCaatcttaaaattaatgtatatttaGAAGCTTTCTAACATTTTATTTGTGCTAGTTTGTACGTGGAGCGTCTCACTCAACTAAGCCTAGAGAAAATTTGaatgcacttttttttttttatattttttcaaatcaatagttttaatatatCGGAGTATCATTTTACTGTAgcaatatacaaattatttgctTCTAGCACAAAAACCAATGTTGATCTAGTCACTTgaagaatttatatttacaatttttaaggggtacccctttaaaaaaatcgaggaaaacgcaaaaaaaaaattttgttttggaatttgatgaaactcggtggatgggtaattttgatacaagaagtataaaaatcagtttttaatgattggatgaagagtttctgagatatcgcaatatttggatcgattttagtccgtatctcaaaaactattcgaccagtcatcaaatgcacccgatttttgtactttttgggtcaaatttaccttgtatactttagaggtttatcgaaattggaggggaaaaaaatttctcgattttttgcaatttttttagggAGGtaccccctttgaaaaaatcgagaatactccaaaaattaattttgttttgaaatttgatgaaactcagtggatagggtaattttgatccaaaaagtataaaaatcaggttaatttaatgattggacctatagaaaattataatgtcagcgagtatcatgggcaattatcattttcaaaaaagttatagaatccataaaattgtgaacaaaaggagggatAAGTGAGGACTATATACCTCTTATTAATTGTTGTTTATTATCGAGacattaattcaataaataaagtaatcactttcaaatacattttatttatttattttttctattggaCTGCGAAAGACCAATAGCTTTTTTATACCCTTTGAGAAATGGCAGGCTCATGAATTTTCAGATTTGAATACCTTTCCTatgttcttattattattaaacatagcTTTAAATGATCACTGATTTATTATAATAGCATTTGCATAGATTTGACAATTCAATGCGTAACTTAGCCCAAATAATACAAGACTCTTTCATACTTgacttattttgtataatgaaaaacaaaaagaaattattaaaaaaaaaacagttttatgataatataaaaata
The Chrysoperla carnea chromosome 4, inChrCarn1.1, whole genome shotgun sequence genome window above contains:
- the LOC123298687 gene encoding PH domain-containing protein DDB_G0287875 — its product is MNDNINNNISLNVVGGKPRSLVEQKRLQWARERDEMANLCAPWGKNGYERYPMKGSYPGDYYYQRSSLPPLNKSANHKQEIYNSDNQGGETSGYASDCAPHGTSDVWSRRRSSGVLWSRDAVRAVSPTDSVSTTTGERLRWGDRGVGVGHLWEPHEVDQRPSIMPGDGSPPGWLQRGLKNDTTEVMLINSHQSEKESSEDTESIGTRSYLRGQNIPLDASVIAEREQKRQRAILHQQAICQQLEEREKQKREEKERKRKEERLEEERIKREQEQERQRLMKEQQMVQERIERERKRQELMKQALQDAERSAQIDKQKKKYAKMYGFEENSNQSILDNKLSPTPSSRIHDYPDIVPPIAQEQHKLNNDEAEMHHKPNPESPRLKNSPRHSPHKIADQTQKFQPYIDSSSEANQTPFKAHSRPYVDSSSETNQTPFKTRTFVDSSSETNQMPFNTRTFVDSASETNQTPFKHPDVLNHADGLALVLQSTPYSTLDTGSLSSLQFALLMTPQHSANGTLPPQIPVAIPLSARSNSVATNTLNLTENRILTPTKYRQQSSNSRDASTQTEKIEFGTEVRQKEYKYGSLDRQTVNRSRRERRLRSEERSAASDRPKWGVNKPPTQYLTQSEKDPVYQRRKLQKKMHELKLNDDKNNNDSSEDSRSPSPVSNSNNKKTMSRRNEKMLLHNLNVYQTEIIPIEADSRGRLYVGQSSQSGSRRQSISEKFFIYSSRKHRLNKQNETKRLSTDENSSTYWQSAEILSQLSNLKNNLLQKQKTWETSSSPRSDPLDIDTDVI